A single genomic interval of Hafnia alvei harbors:
- the paaI gene encoding hydroxyphenylacetyl-CoA thioesterase PaaI has translation MNASSPTHLAQRCAELMFAQDTCAQSMGMTIDRVDSGFAQVSMTIAPNMLNGHQTCHGGQLFSLADTAFAYACNSQGLAAVASGCSIDFIRPGFSGDRLTASVEVRHQGKTTGLYDVEITNQDGKTVAWFRGRAHRLGHSLLEQQGEQP, from the coding sequence ATGAACGCCTCATCACCAACTCATTTAGCGCAACGCTGCGCCGAGCTGATGTTTGCCCAAGATACCTGCGCGCAGTCCATGGGGATGACCATCGACCGCGTCGATAGCGGTTTCGCTCAGGTCAGCATGACTATCGCCCCCAACATGCTTAACGGGCACCAAACCTGTCACGGCGGGCAACTTTTCAGCCTTGCCGATACTGCGTTTGCCTATGCCTGCAACAGCCAAGGACTAGCCGCCGTGGCTTCTGGCTGTTCCATTGATTTTATCCGCCCAGGATTTAGCGGCGATCGTCTAACCGCCAGTGTCGAAGTGCGACATCAGGGCAAGACAACGGGTCTATACGACGTTGAGATCACGAACCAAGATGGCAAAACCGTCGCGTGGTTTCGTGGCCGTGCGCATCGTCTTGGTCATTCCCTTTTAGAACAGCAAGGAGAGCAGCCATGA
- a CDS encoding 3-hydroxyacyl-CoA dehydrogenase: MPSPLLQGSVGVIGAGTMGIGIAQVAASAGHSVMLFDVNAEASSRALSALHQRLQQRVDAGKADAHTTQQLLTRIQIATAFTELAPCTLVIEAIAERLEIKQSLFRDLEAICSSQTLFASNTSSLSITAIASALKHPQRLAGLHFFNPAPVMKLVEIVRGLETDADTLNALRELAIAWKKQPVVCRSTPGFIVNRVARPFYAETLRALEEQIATPATLDAVLRDAGGFAMGPLQLTDLIGHDVNYAVTESVFHAFGSDPRFQPSLVQKELVEAGHLGRKSGRGFYRYQSDIQPISPEFAPIETGAMPQRISAHGRWSALPEFAALLQQNGIAIEELKESAESPPFLRLDEVTFMLTDGKLSSRLAAETRTPVVQFDLSVNHQQASAIAISAASCNSAAQTALVIRFLQSLGKNVIVLPDYPALLTLRTVAMLCNEALDVVNKGIASSEDTDLAMRLGVNYPAGPLAWGNQLGWQHILTTLENLNHFYADTRYRPAPLLRQLAAGYVSLATQELH, translated from the coding sequence ATGCCTTCTCCTTTGCTACAAGGCTCTGTTGGCGTGATTGGCGCGGGGACAATGGGCATTGGTATTGCTCAGGTTGCCGCCAGCGCAGGACATAGCGTCATGCTTTTTGACGTTAACGCCGAAGCCTCATCGCGTGCGTTAAGCGCTTTACATCAACGCCTGCAACAGCGCGTGGACGCAGGTAAAGCAGATGCTCATACCACTCAACAGCTTTTAACGCGGATTCAAATTGCTACTGCGTTCACCGAGCTGGCGCCTTGCACTTTAGTGATCGAAGCCATTGCCGAGCGCCTAGAGATCAAACAAAGCCTGTTTCGCGATCTCGAAGCCATTTGTTCATCGCAAACGTTGTTTGCCAGCAACACCTCTTCGCTATCAATTACCGCCATTGCCAGCGCGCTGAAACACCCGCAGCGTCTGGCTGGATTACATTTTTTCAATCCCGCGCCGGTGATGAAGCTGGTCGAAATTGTACGTGGCTTGGAAACCGATGCGGACACGCTCAATGCGCTGCGAGAACTGGCCATAGCATGGAAAAAACAGCCGGTGGTTTGTCGTTCGACGCCCGGTTTTATCGTTAACCGCGTTGCGCGTCCTTTCTACGCCGAAACCCTGCGTGCGTTAGAGGAGCAGATCGCCACACCGGCCACGCTGGATGCCGTGTTGCGCGATGCGGGCGGCTTTGCGATGGGGCCGTTGCAGCTAACCGATTTAATTGGCCACGACGTGAACTATGCGGTAACGGAATCGGTATTTCATGCCTTTGGCTCTGATCCTCGCTTTCAGCCCTCGTTGGTGCAAAAAGAGCTCGTAGAGGCTGGGCATTTAGGACGTAAAAGTGGCCGTGGTTTTTATCGCTATCAGAGCGATATTCAGCCGATTTCCCCTGAGTTTGCACCGATTGAAACTGGCGCGATGCCGCAACGAATTAGCGCCCATGGGCGCTGGTCGGCGCTGCCTGAATTTGCTGCCCTGTTGCAACAAAATGGGATCGCGATTGAAGAACTCAAAGAGAGTGCCGAATCGCCTCCGTTTTTACGCCTCGACGAAGTTACATTTATGTTAACGGATGGTAAATTATCATCAAGACTCGCCGCAGAAACGAGAACGCCCGTGGTTCAGTTCGATCTTTCCGTGAATCATCAACAGGCTTCGGCCATCGCTATTAGCGCAGCCAGCTGTAATAGCGCAGCGCAAACGGCGTTAGTGATTCGCTTCCTGCAATCCTTAGGCAAAAACGTCATTGTTCTTCCTGATTATCCGGCGCTGTTAACCCTGCGCACGGTTGCCATGTTGTGCAACGAGGCGCTTGACGTGGTGAACAAAGGGATCGCCAGCAGCGAAGACACCGATTTGGCGATGCGTCTGGGCGTGAATTATCCCGCAGGCCCGTTAGCTTGGGGCAACCAGCTTGGCTGGCAGCATATTCTCACCACGCTCGAAAACCTTAATCACTTCTATGCCGACACCCGCTATCGCCCAGCGCCGCTATTGCGCCAACTGGCGGCTGGCTACGTTTCGCTTGCCACTCAGGAGCTTCATTGA
- the paaG gene encoding 2-(1,2-epoxy-1,2-dihydrophenyl)acetyl-CoA isomerase PaaG produces MTPSDENMVLTHIEAGVLTITLNRPDRLNSFNDEMHRQLSEALNIAERDEAVRCVLFTGAGRGFCAGQDLNDRNVSVEQAAPDLGLSVERFYNPLIRRMTALPKPIVCAVNGVAAGAGAAIALACDIVIASANASFIQSFCRLGLVPDSGGSWFLPRLAGHARAMGMALLGDKISAQQALEWGMIWQVVEPEMLAARTQELAQHLATQPTYGLGLIKKAMYSAATNTLDQQLDLERDLQRLGGRSEDYREGVSAFFQKRQPEFKGK; encoded by the coding sequence ATGACTCCCTCTGATGAAAACATGGTTCTCACCCACATTGAGGCTGGCGTTCTGACTATCACGCTCAATCGCCCCGACCGTTTAAACAGCTTCAATGACGAAATGCACCGCCAGCTTAGCGAAGCATTAAACATCGCCGAACGCGATGAAGCCGTACGCTGCGTTCTGTTCACCGGCGCAGGACGTGGCTTCTGCGCGGGGCAAGATCTGAACGATCGCAACGTCAGCGTTGAGCAAGCGGCTCCCGATCTGGGGCTGTCCGTTGAGCGTTTTTATAATCCGCTGATCCGCCGTATGACCGCCTTGCCGAAACCGATCGTTTGCGCCGTTAACGGCGTTGCCGCCGGTGCCGGTGCCGCGATTGCTTTAGCGTGTGACATTGTGATCGCCAGCGCTAACGCCAGTTTTATTCAATCATTTTGCCGTTTAGGTCTGGTGCCAGACTCCGGCGGCAGCTGGTTCTTACCCCGCTTAGCCGGTCATGCGCGCGCCATGGGAATGGCGTTGTTGGGCGATAAGATCAGCGCTCAGCAGGCGTTGGAATGGGGCATGATCTGGCAAGTTGTTGAACCCGAAATGCTGGCAGCACGCACACAAGAACTCGCTCAGCACCTCGCGACCCAGCCGACCTATGGTTTAGGGCTAATTAAAAAGGCAATGTACAGCGCCGCCACCAACACGCTCGATCAACAGCTGGATCTTGAACGCGATCTACAACGCCTCGGAGGCCGAAGCGAAGACTATCGCGAAGGCGTGAGCGCGTTCTTCCAGAAACGCCAGCCTGAATTTAAGGGGAAATAA
- the paaF gene encoding 2,3-dehydroadipyl-CoA hydratase PaaF → MSNDWILCHQQQRVLTLTLNRPDARNALSTACLELLVCHLENADSDDSIGAVVITGSSRCFAAGADLRELQQQKVADAIVDRRPQVWQRFNAISKPIIAAVNGYALGAGCELALACDIVVSGENARFGLPEITLGLMPGAGGTQRLLRSVGKSLASQMVLTGEPINAQQARDAQLISEICVTELTLERAQQIATRISQQSPLALRAAKSALKAAQETTLSQGLNLERQHFVSLAGTDDRAEGIAAFFEKRSPEFKGR, encoded by the coding sequence ATGAGCAACGACTGGATTTTATGCCACCAGCAACAGCGGGTTTTAACCCTGACGCTTAATCGCCCTGATGCACGTAACGCCCTCAGCACCGCCTGTTTAGAGCTGTTGGTCTGCCATTTAGAAAACGCCGATAGCGATGACAGCATTGGTGCCGTAGTGATCACCGGCTCCTCGCGCTGCTTTGCCGCCGGTGCCGATTTACGCGAGCTCCAGCAGCAAAAGGTGGCAGACGCCATTGTCGACCGTCGCCCACAGGTATGGCAGCGCTTCAATGCCATCAGCAAACCGATCATTGCCGCCGTCAATGGCTACGCGCTTGGCGCAGGCTGTGAGCTAGCGCTGGCCTGCGACATCGTGGTAAGCGGTGAAAATGCGCGCTTTGGGCTGCCTGAAATCACCCTAGGACTGATGCCCGGTGCCGGAGGCACCCAACGTTTGCTGCGCAGCGTCGGGAAATCACTGGCCTCGCAGATGGTGCTGACAGGTGAGCCGATTAACGCGCAACAGGCGCGCGATGCACAGCTCATCAGTGAAATCTGCGTTACCGAACTGACGTTGGAACGCGCCCAGCAAATTGCCACCCGTATTAGTCAGCAATCACCGCTCGCGCTGCGTGCGGCGAAATCAGCGCTTAAGGCCGCGCAGGAAACCACGCTTTCACAGGGATTAAATCTGGAACGTCAGCATTTTGTCTCACTAGCAGGGACTGACGATCGCGCCGAAGGCATCGCCGCCTTTTTTGAAAAACGTTCACCTGAATTTAAAGGACGCTAA
- the paaE gene encoding 1,2-phenylacetyl-CoA epoxidase subunit PaaE, with protein sequence MTVFHRLNIAAIERETPEAVAITLQVPDELKTHYRYKPGQHLTLKANVNGEELRRCYSICSSPQDGVLQIGVKAIHQGRFSSFVNQQLNVGDALEVMLPQGRFGYQPTAERQGNYLAIAAGSGITPMLSIIKTTLLLEPESEFTLIYGNRTSRSIMFKEALCDLKNRFPQRLQILYLFSQESLDSPLLNGRIDSERLSLMGKSLLDFTTFDQAFICGPESMMDDAHTTLEAAGMAAENIHSERFNTAGVSVRPVNMTEREQTKVEIQLDGRRVNITMSAQDDSILDAALRQGADLPYACKGGVCATCKCKLKSGEVEMGVNYSLEPDQLAAGYILSCQSWPKGDGVVLDFDV encoded by the coding sequence ATGACCGTATTTCACCGTTTAAACATTGCCGCTATTGAGCGGGAAACCCCAGAGGCCGTGGCGATTACGCTACAAGTGCCCGACGAGTTAAAAACACATTACCGCTATAAACCGGGGCAGCATCTCACGCTTAAGGCCAACGTGAATGGTGAAGAGCTGCGCCGTTGCTACTCCATTTGCAGTTCGCCGCAGGATGGCGTGCTACAAATTGGCGTGAAAGCGATCCATCAAGGGCGCTTTTCTTCTTTCGTCAATCAGCAACTCAACGTGGGTGATGCACTTGAAGTGATGCTGCCGCAGGGGCGCTTTGGCTATCAGCCTACCGCCGAGCGCCAAGGCAACTATCTGGCTATCGCGGCAGGTTCAGGCATCACACCGATGTTGTCGATCATTAAAACCACGCTGCTGCTGGAGCCGGAAAGCGAATTCACCCTGATTTACGGCAACCGCACCAGCCGCTCCATCATGTTTAAAGAAGCGCTGTGCGATCTTAAAAACCGCTTCCCGCAGCGCTTACAAATTCTCTATCTGTTTAGCCAAGAAAGTCTGGACAGTCCGCTGCTTAATGGCCGTATCGACAGCGAACGTTTAAGCCTGATGGGCAAATCACTGCTGGATTTCACCACGTTCGATCAAGCGTTTATCTGCGGCCCTGAAAGCATGATGGACGATGCTCACACCACGCTCGAAGCCGCAGGAATGGCGGCGGAAAATATTCATAGCGAACGCTTCAACACAGCGGGTGTCAGCGTGCGTCCTGTGAATATGACCGAGCGAGAGCAAACCAAGGTGGAAATCCAGTTGGATGGCCGCCGCGTGAATATCACGATGAGCGCGCAGGATGACAGCATTCTGGACGCGGCGCTGCGCCAAGGTGCCGATTTACCCTATGCCTGCAAAGGCGGCGTATGCGCTACCTGCAAATGCAAACTCAAATCTGGCGAAGTGGAAATGGGAGTCAATTACAGCCTAGAACCCGATCAGCTCGCAGCCGGTTATATCCTCAGTTGCCAGTCGTGGCCGAAAGGCGACGGCGTAGTTCTCGACTTCGACGTCTAA
- the paaD gene encoding 1,2-phenylacetyl-CoA epoxidase subunit PaaD, with protein MEQRQPLNSLLTPEIHQIWQCLHEISDPELPVLSITDLGMVRGVAPLKNGWLVTFTPTYSGCPATEFLIDAIQTTLTAAGFSPIKVEIRLSPAWTTDWMNAEAKKRLREYGVAPPQGLACEKPLSSGAVQCPQCGSHETQKISEFGSTACKALYRCKQCLEPFDYFKCI; from the coding sequence ATGGAACAACGTCAACCACTCAATAGCCTGTTAACGCCAGAGATCCATCAGATCTGGCAGTGCCTGCATGAGATTAGCGATCCTGAATTACCGGTGCTTTCAATCACCGATCTTGGCATGGTGCGCGGCGTTGCCCCTCTGAAAAACGGCTGGCTGGTCACGTTTACGCCCACCTATTCCGGCTGCCCCGCAACGGAGTTTCTCATCGACGCGATTCAAACCACGCTAACCGCCGCTGGCTTTTCCCCGATCAAAGTTGAAATTCGGCTCAGTCCGGCATGGACAACCGACTGGATGAATGCCGAAGCCAAAAAGCGCCTGCGTGAATATGGCGTTGCGCCTCCGCAAGGGCTGGCCTGTGAGAAGCCACTTTCCTCCGGCGCGGTGCAGTGCCCGCAATGCGGCAGCCATGAAACTCAGAAGATCAGCGAATTTGGCTCCACCGCCTGTAAAGCGTTGTACCGATGCAAGCAGTGTCTTGAGCCTTTCGATTACTTCAAATGCATTTAA
- the paaC gene encoding 1,2-phenylacetyl-CoA epoxidase subunit PaaC gives MTTLNQDLIQYVLRQADTPLILAQRLCAWCGHAPELEIDLALSNIGLDLLGQARNFYSYAAELSGENVDEDSLAFGRDDLAFCNLLLAEQPNGGFNDTLVRQFFLDTYHFLLHQGLSQSSDPQLAAIGAKSLKEAEYHLRFSRGWMIRLGDGTELSQKKMQQAINDLWRFTGELFYSDDVERRLAEQGIAVNPESLQAPWLQIVQQVLQEATLQLPEEEAYRHGGKQGKHTEHLGFMLAEMQFLQRAYPGCRW, from the coding sequence ATGACAACGTTAAATCAAGACCTCATCCAATACGTACTACGTCAAGCCGATACGCCGCTCATTTTAGCCCAGCGCCTGTGTGCATGGTGCGGCCATGCGCCTGAGCTGGAAATCGACCTCGCGCTCTCAAATATCGGGCTGGATCTGCTCGGGCAGGCACGCAACTTCTACAGCTATGCCGCCGAATTATCCGGTGAGAACGTCGACGAAGATAGCTTGGCATTTGGGCGCGACGATCTGGCGTTCTGCAACCTGCTTTTGGCTGAACAGCCGAACGGCGGCTTCAACGACACCTTGGTGCGCCAATTTTTCCTCGATACCTACCATTTTTTGCTGCATCAAGGCTTAAGCCAAAGCAGCGATCCTCAGCTTGCCGCTATCGGTGCCAAATCACTGAAAGAGGCTGAATACCACCTACGTTTCAGTCGTGGCTGGATGATCCGCCTCGGTGACGGCACCGAACTGAGCCAGAAAAAAATGCAGCAGGCGATTAACGATCTGTGGCGTTTCACCGGCGAACTGTTCTACAGCGATGACGTTGAACGTCGTCTCGCTGAGCAAGGCATCGCCGTCAATCCTGAAAGCCTTCAGGCTCCGTGGCTGCAAATCGTGCAGCAAGTTCTGCAAGAAGCCACGTTACAGCTTCCAGAAGAAGAGGCCTACCGCCACGGCGGAAAACAGGGCAAACACACGGAACATCTTGGATTCATGCTGGCCGAAATGCAGTTTCTACAGCGCGCTTATCCGGGCTGTCGCTGGTAA
- the paaB gene encoding 1,2-phenylacetyl-CoA epoxidase subunit PaaB, with translation MTQAHWPLYEVFIRSKQGLAHRHVGSLHAADDQMALENARDAYTRRNEGCSIWVVKSEHLVASQPEDRAAFFDPSDDKVYRHPTFYTIPDGIKNM, from the coding sequence ATGACTCAAGCACATTGGCCACTCTACGAAGTTTTTATTCGGAGCAAACAAGGATTAGCCCACCGCCACGTTGGCAGCCTTCATGCCGCAGACGATCAAATGGCGTTGGAAAACGCGCGCGATGCTTACACTCGCCGCAACGAAGGCTGTTCAATCTGGGTGGTGAAATCAGAGCATTTAGTGGCATCGCAGCCGGAAGATCGCGCCGCATTCTTTGATCCGTCAGACGATAAGGTTTATCGCCATCCGACGTTTTACACCATTCCTGACGGCATCAAGAACATGTGA
- the paaA gene encoding 1,2-phenylacetyl-CoA epoxidase subunit PaaA translates to MTQNAQHQALFEAKIAADTSIEAKDWMPDAYRQNLIRQIGQHAHSEVIGMLPEANWITRAPSLRRKAVLLAKVQDEAGHGLYLYSAAETLGCSRQDIYQKMLDGKMKYSSIFNYPTPSWADVGVIGWLVDGAAIVNQVALCRASYGPYARAMIKVCKEESFHQRQGYEAVTVLANGTAEQRAMLQDSINRFWWPVLMMFGPNDSDSPHSAQSMAWKIKRHSNDELRQKFVDNTVPQLEALGMTAPDKDLLWDEASGHYRFGEIDWSEFYQVLKGQGLCNHERLSAKRRAWEEGCWVRDAAMAHAEKSATNATAA, encoded by the coding sequence ATGACCCAAAACGCTCAACATCAGGCGCTCTTCGAGGCAAAAATTGCCGCAGATACATCAATAGAAGCCAAAGACTGGATGCCTGATGCCTATCGGCAAAACCTCATCCGTCAAATTGGTCAGCATGCACATTCAGAAGTTATCGGCATGCTGCCAGAAGCCAACTGGATCACTCGTGCACCCAGCCTACGCCGCAAAGCCGTGCTGCTGGCAAAGGTGCAGGATGAAGCAGGGCATGGTTTATATCTGTACAGCGCTGCGGAAACGCTGGGCTGTTCACGCCAAGACATCTACCAAAAGATGCTCGATGGCAAAATGAAATACTCCTCAATCTTCAATTACCCAACCCCGAGCTGGGCTGACGTTGGCGTCATCGGCTGGTTGGTTGATGGTGCCGCTATCGTTAACCAAGTGGCTTTGTGCCGTGCCTCCTATGGCCCCTACGCTCGCGCCATGATCAAAGTCTGTAAGGAAGAAAGCTTCCACCAGCGCCAAGGCTATGAGGCCGTTACGGTGCTGGCCAACGGCACCGCCGAACAACGCGCCATGCTGCAAGATTCCATCAACCGTTTCTGGTGGCCGGTACTGATGATGTTCGGCCCTAACGACAGCGACTCTCCACACAGCGCACAAAGCATGGCTTGGAAAATCAAACGCCATAGCAATGACGAGCTGCGTCAGAAATTTGTTGATAACACGGTGCCGCAGCTAGAAGCGCTAGGCATGACTGCGCCTGACAAAGATTTGCTGTGGGACGAAGCCAGCGGCCACTACCGCTTTGGCGAAATCGACTGGAGCGAGTTTTATCAAGTTCTCAAAGGGCAAGGCCTCTGCAACCACGAGCGCCTAAGCGCGAAACGCCGCGCTTGGGAAGAAGGCTGTTGGGTACGTGATGCCGCAATGGCCCACGCAGAAAAATCTGCCACCAACGCCACCGCGGCATAA
- the paaZ gene encoding phenylacetic acid degradation bifunctional protein PaaZ → MQQLTSYISGVWAYGQGKERAIHHAVSGEALYQVCSDGLPLAESLDYARQNGGKALAAMTFQQRAQMMKAVAKHLLAHKESLYQISAETGATRGDGWVDIEGGIATLFAYAGLAGRELPDDTLWPEDELIPLSKQSQFAARHVITSRPGVALHINAFNFPCWGMLEKLAPTWLAGMPAIIKPATASAQLTQAMVKLIIESGLVPEGALQLICGGVGDIFEHLDYQDAVTFTGSAQTGQKLRSHPRLLQKSIAFTMEADSLNCCILGEDVTPEMPEFAIFIKEVVREMTTKAGQKCTAIRRVIVPAAQMDAVQQALLKRLSGITVGDPAHPDIRMGALVNLEQRDDVQQKVDYLLRNGCEPLCGGSLSALQLTGSGAENGAFYPPTLLYCADPFTHQAVHGTEAFGPVATLMPYQNAEQAVELALLGQGSLAGSLVTADEQIAANIIRATACAHGRMLILDRHAAVESTGHGSPLPMLVHGGPGRAGGGEELGGLRAVKHYMQRTAIQGSPTMLAAIGREWVRGANVVEEPVHPFRKYFEQLAIGESLLTARRTITEADIVNFGCLSGDHFYAHMDKIGAAESLFGERVAHGYFVVSAAAGLFVDPGVGPVIANYGMENLRFIEPVKIGDTIQVRLTCKKKIKKAQKTAEDKPHGVVVWDVQVLNQHQQPVALYSILTLVARQNGDFIPAA, encoded by the coding sequence ATGCAGCAGTTAACCAGTTATATTTCAGGTGTCTGGGCATATGGGCAGGGCAAAGAGCGAGCGATCCACCACGCCGTGAGCGGTGAAGCGCTGTATCAGGTGTGTTCAGATGGTTTACCGCTGGCTGAAAGCTTGGACTATGCGCGCCAGAACGGCGGCAAAGCGTTGGCCGCGATGACGTTCCAACAGCGAGCGCAAATGATGAAAGCGGTCGCCAAGCACCTGCTGGCTCACAAAGAATCGCTGTATCAGATTTCGGCTGAAACCGGAGCCACGCGCGGTGATGGTTGGGTGGATATTGAAGGCGGCATTGCGACGTTGTTTGCCTATGCAGGTTTGGCTGGACGCGAGCTTCCTGACGATACCCTTTGGCCCGAAGACGAATTAATCCCTCTCTCCAAACAATCACAGTTTGCCGCCCGTCATGTCATAACGTCTCGTCCCGGCGTTGCGCTGCACATTAACGCGTTTAACTTTCCTTGCTGGGGCATGCTGGAAAAACTGGCGCCAACGTGGCTGGCGGGAATGCCTGCGATTATCAAGCCGGCAACGGCGTCGGCGCAGCTCACTCAGGCGATGGTTAAACTGATTATTGAAAGCGGATTGGTGCCAGAAGGGGCCTTGCAGCTTATCTGCGGCGGCGTTGGCGATATCTTTGAGCACTTGGACTATCAGGATGCGGTGACTTTCACCGGTTCAGCCCAAACCGGCCAGAAGCTGCGTTCACATCCACGCTTATTACAAAAATCCATCGCCTTCACCATGGAAGCTGACTCGCTCAACTGCTGCATTTTAGGCGAAGATGTCACACCTGAGATGCCTGAATTCGCGATTTTCATTAAAGAAGTGGTGCGAGAAATGACCACGAAAGCGGGGCAAAAATGTACCGCTATTCGTCGCGTGATTGTCCCCGCAGCGCAGATGGACGCCGTTCAACAAGCGTTGCTTAAGCGTTTAAGCGGTATCACGGTGGGCGATCCTGCGCATCCCGATATACGAATGGGCGCATTGGTCAATCTTGAACAGCGTGATGATGTGCAACAAAAAGTCGATTATCTGCTGCGTAACGGCTGCGAGCCTTTGTGCGGTGGTTCACTTTCGGCGTTGCAACTAACCGGCAGCGGCGCAGAGAACGGCGCATTTTATCCTCCGACGCTGCTTTACTGTGCCGACCCTTTCACGCATCAGGCCGTGCATGGCACCGAAGCCTTCGGGCCCGTTGCTACGCTGATGCCGTATCAAAACGCAGAGCAAGCGGTTGAATTAGCGTTGTTGGGGCAGGGGAGTTTAGCTGGCTCATTGGTTACTGCGGATGAGCAGATTGCGGCGAATATTATCCGCGCAACGGCTTGTGCTCATGGGCGTATGCTGATTTTGGATCGCCATGCGGCCGTAGAATCCACCGGCCATGGATCGCCGTTGCCGATGTTGGTACATGGTGGTCCAGGACGAGCCGGTGGTGGCGAAGAGCTGGGTGGCTTACGCGCGGTAAAACACTATATGCAGCGCACCGCGATTCAAGGAAGCCCAACGATGCTGGCGGCGATTGGCCGTGAATGGGTGCGTGGCGCAAACGTGGTGGAAGAGCCGGTTCATCCATTCCGGAAATATTTTGAACAATTGGCGATTGGTGAAAGCCTGTTGACCGCGCGCCGCACGATCACCGAAGCAGATATTGTGAATTTTGGCTGCCTGAGCGGCGACCATTTCTATGCCCACATGGATAAAATTGGTGCGGCGGAGTCCCTGTTTGGTGAGCGCGTGGCGCATGGATATTTTGTGGTGTCAGCGGCGGCAGGCTTGTTTGTCGATCCGGGCGTAGGGCCGGTGATTGCTAACTACGGTATGGAAAACCTGCGTTTTATCGAACCGGTGAAAATCGGCGATACCATTCAGGTTCGCTTAACCTGCAAGAAAAAAATTAAAAAGGCCCAGAAAACCGCTGAAGATAAACCGCATGGCGTGGTGGTGTGGGATGTGCAGGTGCTAAACCAGCATCAGCAGCCGGTGGCGCTGTACAGCATTCTGACGCTGGTAGCGCGCCAAAACGGTGACTTTATCCCTGCCGCTTAA
- the mazG gene encoding nucleoside triphosphate pyrophosphohydrolase: MTSSPMHRLLTIMQTLRDPERGCPWDQKQTFATIAPYTLEETYEVLDAIQREDFSDLREELGDLLFQVVFYAQMGQEQGLFNFDDVCNAISDKLERRHPHVFAAEHSESAEASLARWEQRKAQERAEKDLSSSMDDIPNALPALMKAYKIQKRCAAVGFDWDTLGPVLGKVYEEIDEVMDEAQQAVVDEEKLGEEIGDLLFATVNLSRHLGYKAENALQAANRKFERRFRAVEDAVRASGKTMEEATLDEMEAHWQQVKKAEAK; encoded by the coding sequence ATGACTTCCTCCCCAATGCACCGCCTGCTGACCATCATGCAAACCCTGCGCGACCCAGAACGCGGCTGTCCGTGGGATCAGAAGCAGACTTTCGCCACGATTGCGCCCTATACGCTGGAAGAAACTTATGAGGTGCTTGACGCGATTCAGCGTGAAGATTTCAGTGATTTACGTGAAGAGTTGGGCGACCTGCTGTTTCAAGTGGTGTTCTATGCGCAGATGGGGCAGGAGCAAGGGCTGTTTAACTTTGATGACGTGTGTAACGCCATCAGCGATAAGTTAGAACGCCGTCATCCGCATGTTTTTGCCGCAGAACACTCGGAAAGCGCCGAAGCATCGCTAGCGCGCTGGGAGCAACGTAAGGCGCAGGAGCGCGCTGAAAAGGATCTCAGTTCATCGATGGACGATATTCCGAATGCGCTGCCTGCGCTGATGAAGGCCTATAAAATCCAGAAACGCTGTGCGGCGGTGGGGTTCGATTGGGACACGCTTGGCCCGGTGTTAGGCAAGGTGTATGAAGAGATCGACGAAGTGATGGATGAGGCGCAGCAGGCGGTGGTGGACGAGGAGAAGCTAGGCGAAGAAATTGGCGATCTGCTGTTTGCAACGGTGAATTTATCGCGCCATCTAGGCTATAAAGCTGAAAACGCCCTACAAGCGGCTAACCGCAAATTTGAGCGCCGCTTCCGCGCGGTAGAAGATGCGGTGCGTGCCTCCGGCAAAACTATGGAAGAAGCCACGCTTGATGAAATGGAAGCGCATTGGCAGCAGGTGAAAAAGGCTGAAGCTAAATAA